The nucleotide window atttccacCCCGACTTAAAATGTCCTGAAAAATCAAAAGTGTCAGGCATGACCAGCCAGAGCTAAAAAaggtcatttaaaaagtcagtGATTCTTGCGTTTGGTGATGGTTGAGAATTCAATGTACCTACTTCCATCTGTAACATTACTTTCCATGGCTTTTAATCTCCCAAGTGACAAGCATTTTTGTGCAACTTATAGCCACTTTTCAAAGACAAACAAGAAAGtgtgttttaaataaatgttttttaacaaaaggaGACAAAAGGAAAAAGATGTAAAAGATCTTCATCCGGGATCTTCATAAAATCCCAggtgaggaggaaaaaaacaagatttttttgggaAATGTTCCCATCTCGGAGTTTATGACCTACTTAAAAAGGAGCAACAATTTTGTGTATGAAGTGCCACTTAGCTCTGAGCCGTCACATGTGAGACAGGATGGATTCCTTGAGACCTGCAATGGCTCAAAGGGACAAGACTTCTCAAGGCATCTCCCCAATCACCAATTGGCTTTGACAGCTTTGATGTCATTGACCAGGTTTTGAGCAAGGCAGATACCAAAAATCTGGAGAAGAAATGAGAACAAAATTTGGTCAAATCGGGCGGGGTAAAAAATTGGTTATCTTCTGTCTTTTCCTGTCCGGTCCTTAGAGAGACGGTTCGCATCCATCCACAAGGTGGCAGTGATGACAGAAAATCACAGCCCTCAAATGTACCTGGTTTACTTATGGTGTTTTAAATAGAAGaatccacaaaaaaatgtacatttaccTGCAAAAGTGCAATTCCAACAAAGCTGCCGGCAACAATATTGAGGTTGTCCTGCACCCACTTTTCAAACTGTCCGACACAGCCTTTGGTATAAATTGATTTATGTTGATCCAGCATCTATCCAAAGTaaggcaaaacaacaaaataccaGTTAGGAAGCAGAGGAGAAGTGACTTTTAGTGTAAGAGAACAACAACCTCCTGAACTTTGACCTATgactaaaagaagagaaaacAAACATGGTAAAGAACATTTTGACTTCTCCATTCAAGGAAAGTGTGGTTGAGTCAATCGCTCCACTAGAAAACAGGGGAGTTTCACAGACAGCAATGTCAGAGCTCAGCAAACCAGAAAAGTCTGCTTCCTGTCCCGGACAGATACTACTCCACTGTGTGCTTTACTCATTGCTGTGTACACTCAATTAGAAAAATAGACCAACATCACATTAGACTTCTAATGCTTGCGATGAAAGTCAAATTATAATAAGAGCATAGAGATTTCAACTAAACAGAGGATAAAGAGAAATCTGCCAcacgcaattaaaaaaaagtagcaaGTAGTTCAGGTGCTATATTTTCTCAGAGGCTatttcattttccaccttggTTGGGCGGCTGCCTTCTTTGTATCACTTCATAAACAAGCTGCACATAACAGATAGCTAAGGCTGAATATTATTTGCCAGGGCGTAAACAAACATTAGAAGAATCAGTTCATACTACTCAGCAGCCAGCGATTCACCGTGCTGTAGTGCGTGCGCCTAGCAACAAGCAATCGGACGAAATGCAGTCGAAACTGACACAAACCCTCCCCCCCAAcccccacgcacacacacacacacacgagaagCGGGTGGTAGAACCCAACCGAATGCCAATTACAGACTGGCGTAAGGCCGCAATTCCAGTCTATAACAGGAGGCTAATTATACCTGCTAACGGAACAATCTGTTATTAAGGCAAGAAGCATGCACAGGATCCTGGGTAATTGACTCAGTAGATTCTAGAGCTCTGTTACAATAACCTACTaatgttttggggaatttctcagttaaatcttatttttgaaaggaaattacACATTTAAATCCCAATCAAACTTAAACCGATTACCTCTTTGCCCTCATCTGCTAAGGTCATTTTAATCAGTTCAACCTTGTAGGCAAATTCACTCCGAAGAAACAGGCAGCTAGCTACGTGCTCTCCAGTAGAACTGTGCAATTTAAATGATGTGCATATCTGACACATCCATTCTAGACACTGGGAAGTAAGGGAATTAAACATTGTTCCTATTTTCAGGAATCTGTAACAAACTATATTATTCTTTAGGGGTGCATTACAATTATCTGGCCGATTTTGGAAAGCCTGACCTGTGgatctcattttttgttgatcCCCATTTCTGTCGTGAACAAAAGCATACACTTCTAACATTGCAATTGATTGACCTATgaaacaagacattttttttcttcactgtaCATGTGGTAGTTCTctaaaaataattgagaagtTATAAACTTCTAATCTTTTCAGTCTACAAAACTCTAATTTATTTTACGCCAAATTAAAAGATAGCAGTCTTTTGGTTTACAAAGAGATAATCCAGGATTAAGGATATTGATAATTTTCtggaaaaaagtacaaaattatATCAGGTCTCCAAGTCTCTATCTTTTGCATCTAAATACAATTAATGCTAGAGCAGTTTGAAAGTGAGCCAAACATGAACTCTAACTTAACTAAATGAATATATGTAACATGCGGCTCATATGCTCATATTAATGATCATGAATGTCAGGTAACAAATGCTAGTGGGCATTTAATGTGGCTGCGTGACTTTAGAGACGATCAGCGGGAAAAACTGTGTAATGAGACTGGCCAAATATTGATCCCCAAATTCATGAAATCTCTCCTGATTGAGCAGCCAACTGTCAGATCAATAAATCTTTAGTATTCTTAATGGAATTAGATTAATTCTTCTTAACTTCTCCAAAGTCTTAATATGAACAAAATTGTAATAGTTGATGGCATGTTGTTCAGACCAGTGATTCTTAACTGATGGGGTGGAATTCAGAAGCAAATCCCACACTCACTATGGTCTGGTTGtcgacaaaaaataaattacaggGGGTCTTTCGGTTTATGATGTCACCAAAATACGAGGtttcaaatgtttttacttTGTGGTGTAACAGTAAATGTAAAGAATTTGTATTCAGTAGGCATTTGTATCCCTTTGAACACATTTAACACTGACATTTAAACCTCCAATTCATATTTAGGGGTGGGGGGGCACTACTAATAGACTTTGTAATGATTATATCCAATCAGACTGCAGATCACAGTGTGAagtcaacaaagaaaaaaaaatgtcagtcagtcagtaccTACCGTTAAATTTTTTCGAGCATCGTAACCACACTGTCTGTTGATGACGCcctagtaagaaaaaaaaagaagtgaaatcTAGAGGTAATGATTGTCAGATTCTAATGCTCAGTTTTACATGATTTCAAAACTCATTGGATTAGTCAGCAGGCTCTCTTAAGTCAAATACTAAAAAAGTTGCACCATACAAAATGTGGACTTCTAAAGGCCAGATGTCTCCTGACTTTTGAGATCATGCAATGTGTCATACAAGATCTTtccatttacattttacaaattgGATTATACTCATCATGTTTATGATGTAACAGATTAATTGAATTTCTATTATTAATCAAAATTGAATCCAAATGTGACCAAATTGAAGGTTAACAGCAGGGCCACTTGAGTTTGACTTCAGCGGGTCCAGAGAACTACATTTATAGTACTATTCGGTTTGAGTGCCTCACCACCACAGGGTCCTTGACACAGCAAGAAAAGGGGACTCCACAGCGCTCCCTACTGGGATTCTGGTCAGTACAGTTGAAGTACATGTTCATGTTCCAGTCATTGGGATCGTTAGCACCGCAGCAAGACCACTATGAAAAGAAGTGCAGGCACAAACATAACTGGCAATTAGTGAACAACCAACtggcatggattttttttttgatctcTTCATGAAAAGGCTCTTGGCAGCCTTGGCTCAGCTCTGTGAGATGTCAGCTCACAGTGGCAATATAGCAGCAACAGATAACAAAGAGGCTAATCAGCTCTGTGTAGAATCGAAGGCCAATGTTTGGACAATAAACAATTAGCTTGCAATTACCAACTAATATTATAATTGGATAAACAAATCCATCTTAATGTTGACATTAATATCAGTATGTTCCCTCTATTCCCTGAATATCTCCATTCAAAAAAGACAAGACATTTGTGTGGATACAAGTTGAAGGTATCATGGGCACACTTACATATCCCTGGGCAAAGTCAATGAGGTTCTGCAAGTCTATGTCATCTCGGTAAGCCTTGATATTGTTGTTAATGAAAAAGTTGAGCTGGTCTTTGATCCAATCCTTAAAAACAAAGGCCAGGATTCCAGCAGCGAGCTCTAAGAAGAAGATCAATCCCAGGAACACagagaactaaaaaaaaggtcACACACACGTGCAATACTCAGTACTCATGAAAAATGACTACGTATTAACACTGTAAGGCAAGTGACTGTTGTGGgtgggtaattaaaaaaataaaataaaaatcagacaTGGCGTCTACATACATGCTAATTTTGAGCtatcgtatttactcgcatataagctgtataaaacgcacccctaaaattgccttaaaattgttgaattttaccatttctcgcgtACAAGCCGCTCACTGATTCGCAATTTttgattgagggttcaattatgggtgggcctcacagttctggggttgagggttcgatcccaagcagattctcactgtgtggagtttacatgttttttcctaaacctgtgtgggatttctccgggaactccatGGAGAAAGGGTCACTGAAGGCTTAATGTCGATTTTTTTGCGCAAAAACTGCAGTCCCAAAGGTAGCATAAAGTCATTTCCTTTCAGTAAATGCAGATAAAAGACAGGGTAATGAATAATGTAGCAAAAGCCTATTAGTTCTTCTCTCTGACGCCTGACTTACTGCTGCTAATGGAAATTGGCTGGACGTAATAGCTACTCAGAATTGTAAGCAGCAGGTTTGTCACTGTCACCTCTCGGTTCAACCGCAATAGATCCCAAAAATGTAGCTTTTTgtagccacacacacaccaagagGTATAGATGTGTTTAGTAGCTTGGATCCACGTTTCTTTGATATTTGGTGACGACACTACACATTTTCCTTCTATTTACTTCAAGTGCGTCACAGCGACGCCTATGACTAAGACAGCCTATGACTAAGACAGCCTATGCTCTTAACACGTACAGCTCTTTTAAAGAGGTCTCAAGTGGTAGGATTTGTGTGcatctgcgtgtgtgtgtgtgtggcatttGAAAATCATGAGGCAGCTTACAAATTTAAGCAGAAGCGTGTTCTCCCGTAGCGCTCCAATGCAGCCAGCAAAACCCAGGACGAACATGACCCCACCGACAACAATGAAGAGCCAAACAGGGTCAAAACCTCCAAGATCTGTGATGGATGACAGATTGGACAGCACACCCTGAGGGAGGAGGAGACAAAAGGATAACAGtaaaaatcatatttccatCAAATGTCCTTGTATTTTTTCTGTAAGATGTCAAAGAGAAATATTTAAAACTGAACGGATGACTTGTGAAGCgttgtacaaaaaaatacactggtggttgttttatgaaaaaaatatatatattatattttttttttcattagttagTCTCTTACAGAAACTCCCATACCAATGTGCCAGTCAATCTAATGAGTAATGTCGAACCAGGCATTTAAATTGCTACTGACATTCCTGCAGTGGTAAAATCCCGGATACAGGAAGTTGATAGGCCTAAAGAGCCACAATATTATCTTtatactgaaaatgaatgagctGGACAGATAACATTGAATCAGCAGAGAAACATTTTctggaaaaacaaaagcagaTAAAGCACAACACATTCTCTCAAAATCACAGAGAAAATGTTTATACATGGAGTTTGAAATGTGGTAAAATGTTCAGCTATAATTATTCCTTAATATACAATTAGTATTGAAACATTTAGCTGCGGCAGAAAAGAACTACGGTTTATCGCAACTTGCAGTGCAGAGTTTATGACCACACCATTCTAATTAGAAGGTGCTTGCGCAAAGACAGCATTTAGGGAAATGAGTTGTTTAATTTCAAGATAATTAATGAACATTTTCGTTGCTAACGGGA belongs to Stigmatopora argus isolate UIUO_Sarg chromosome 9, RoL_Sarg_1.0, whole genome shotgun sequence and includes:
- the tspan17 gene encoding tetraspanin-17, yielding MNRKHHQFKGAEVSCCVKYFLFGFNVIFWLLGAAFLAIGLWAWAEKGVLSNLSSITDLGGFDPVWLFIVVGGVMFVLGFAGCIGALRENTLLLKFFSVFLGLIFFLELAAGILAFVFKDWIKDQLNFFINNNIKAYRDDIDLQNLIDFAQGYWSCCGANDPNDWNMNMYFNCTDQNPSRERCGVPFSCCVKDPVVGVINRQCGYDARKNLTMLDQHKSIYTKGCVGQFEKWVQDNLNIVAGSFVGIALLQIFGICLAQNLVNDIKAVKANW